From Candidatus Didemnitutus sp., a single genomic window includes:
- the xylB gene encoding xylulokinase: MSIYLGIDSGTQSTKCVALDLTTGRVIAEARAPHQLIAGLPPGHMEQHPQEWAAAMEHVIGAVAAKIDALRVRGIGISGQQHGFVPLDEHGAVIRPAKLWCDTSTASECALLTRKLGGAKAVIRETGLPFLPGYTAGKILWLKRHEPANFRKLRHVLLPHDFLNFHLAGQYFMEAGDASGTALFDVRRRRWSAKVCAAIDRKLIDCLPPISDSRAAAGTLKAELAQRWGFGADVVVSAGGGDNMMGAIGTGNVAPGVVTASFGTSGTIYAFAKQPVVDPQGEIAAFCSSTGGWLPLLCTMNVTLVTEQMRQLFGADHAAMEAAVAATPAGADGLLLLPYFDGERTPNLPNGRGVLYGVTRHNTTPGHLMRAAMEGVTMGMNYGLQRLDQLGIKPREIRLTGGGAKSAAWRQIMADVFGVPVVKMVEDEGAALGGALQAAWCDAQRRGEKLDLAALCARTVALDESSRCVPDKARAKLYRTSQARQNALSGALRPIFG, translated from the coding sequence ATGAGCATCTACCTTGGCATCGACAGCGGCACGCAAAGCACGAAGTGCGTGGCGCTCGACCTTACAACCGGTCGCGTGATCGCGGAAGCGCGCGCCCCCCACCAACTCATCGCCGGGCTGCCGCCCGGTCACATGGAACAGCACCCGCAGGAATGGGCGGCGGCGATGGAGCACGTGATCGGAGCGGTCGCGGCGAAAATCGACGCGCTGCGCGTGCGTGGCATCGGCATCTCGGGCCAGCAACACGGCTTCGTGCCGCTCGACGAGCACGGTGCGGTCATCCGCCCGGCGAAGCTCTGGTGCGATACGTCGACCGCATCCGAGTGCGCTTTGCTGACGAGGAAGCTCGGCGGTGCGAAAGCGGTCATCCGCGAAACCGGCTTGCCGTTCCTGCCCGGCTACACCGCCGGCAAGATCCTTTGGTTGAAACGACACGAGCCGGCGAACTTCAGAAAGCTGCGCCACGTGTTGCTGCCGCACGATTTCCTTAATTTCCACCTCGCGGGACAGTATTTCATGGAAGCCGGTGACGCCTCGGGCACGGCGCTGTTCGACGTGCGCCGGCGCCGCTGGTCGGCGAAGGTGTGTGCGGCGATCGATCGCAAGCTGATCGACTGTCTGCCGCCGATTTCCGACTCGCGCGCCGCGGCCGGCACGCTGAAAGCCGAGTTGGCGCAACGCTGGGGTTTCGGCGCTGACGTCGTGGTTTCGGCCGGCGGCGGCGACAACATGATGGGCGCGATCGGCACCGGCAATGTCGCGCCCGGTGTCGTCACGGCGTCGTTTGGCACGAGCGGCACGATCTACGCCTTCGCGAAGCAGCCGGTCGTCGATCCGCAGGGCGAAATTGCGGCGTTCTGTTCGTCGACCGGCGGCTGGCTGCCGTTGCTGTGCACGATGAATGTCACGCTCGTCACCGAGCAGATGCGTCAGCTCTTCGGCGCCGATCACGCCGCGATGGAGGCGGCGGTCGCGGCGACGCCGGCGGGTGCGGACGGGTTGTTGTTGCTGCCTTATTTCGACGGCGAGCGGACGCCGAATCTGCCGAACGGACGGGGTGTGCTTTACGGCGTCACGCGACACAACACGACGCCCGGGCACCTCATGCGCGCGGCGATGGAGGGCGTGACGATGGGGATGAACTACGGCCTGCAACGCCTTGACCAACTCGGCATCAAGCCACGCGAGATCCGTCTCACCGGCGGCGGCGCGAAGTCCGCCGCGTGGCGCCAGATCATGGCCGACGTGTTCGGCGTGCCCGTCGTGAAGATGGTCGAGGACGAAGGCGCGGCGCTCGGCGGGGCGTTGCAAGCGGCGTGGTGCGATGCACAGCGGCGCGGTGAGAAACTCGATCTCGCGGCGCTCTGTGCGCGAACCGTGGCGCTCGACGAGTCGAGCCGTTGCGTGCCGGACAAGGCACGCGCGAAGCTTTATCGCACATCGCAGGCGAGGCAAAACGCGCTCAGCGGAGCGCTGCGGCCGATCTTTGGCTGA
- a CDS encoding LacI family DNA-binding transcriptional regulator, whose translation MNDRRTTLADVAKAAGVHVTTVSLALRNHPRLPPETRERLQDLARKMGYTPDPLLRALVAYRGRNMERRSPSTLAYVTNWDSAVGWKKVTAHPNFYEGAKAKAEELGYKLEHFWMREPGLTHGRLSGILAARGINGVIIASHQREADDSIHFEWQRFSAVKIDYFPHKPELHNVTNDQCSIIRLAMQRVIAAGYRRIGFVMHRGWNYSVDHLWSAGFLCEQANLPTRDRVPMLLFPDAEPIEDWMNESKTDVVAPLDRFQEWYERHRPEVIIAKASFVQPCLAAMKLRVPRDVALVDVFLDSFDGKFAGVRQNYETVGALAVEILAGQLHHNKFGVPSIPTTTFVEGTWFDGASCPIPARR comes from the coding sequence ATGAACGATCGCCGCACCACGCTCGCTGACGTCGCGAAAGCCGCGGGCGTGCACGTCACCACTGTCTCCCTCGCGCTCCGCAACCACCCGCGTCTGCCGCCCGAGACGCGCGAGCGCCTGCAGGATCTCGCGCGCAAGATGGGCTACACGCCCGATCCGCTGTTGCGCGCGCTGGTCGCCTACCGCGGCCGCAACATGGAGCGCCGCTCGCCGTCGACGCTCGCTTACGTGACGAACTGGGACTCGGCGGTCGGTTGGAAGAAAGTCACCGCGCACCCAAACTTCTACGAGGGCGCGAAGGCGAAGGCCGAGGAACTCGGCTACAAGCTCGAGCATTTCTGGATGCGCGAGCCGGGCCTCACGCACGGCCGGCTCAGCGGCATCCTTGCGGCACGCGGCATCAACGGCGTCATCATCGCTTCGCACCAGCGCGAGGCGGACGACTCGATCCACTTCGAGTGGCAGCGCTTCAGCGCGGTAAAAATCGACTATTTCCCGCACAAGCCCGAGCTGCACAACGTCACCAACGACCAATGCAGCATCATCCGCCTCGCGATGCAGCGCGTCATCGCGGCGGGTTACCGACGCATCGGCTTCGTCATGCACCGCGGCTGGAACTACAGCGTGGATCACTTGTGGTCGGCTGGCTTTCTCTGTGAGCAGGCGAACCTGCCGACGCGTGACCGCGTGCCGATGCTGCTCTTCCCCGATGCGGAGCCGATCGAGGACTGGATGAACGAGTCGAAGACCGACGTGGTCGCGCCGCTCGACCGTTTTCAGGAGTGGTATGAGCGCCACCGGCCCGAAGTGATCATAGCGAAAGCCTCGTTCGTGCAACCGTGCCTCGCCGCGATGAAGCTCCGCGTGCCGCGCGACGTGGCGCTCGTGGACGTATTCCTCGACAGCTTCGATGGGAAGTTCGCAGGCGTCCGTCAAAACTACGAGACCGTCGGTGCGCTTGCAGTCGAGATTCTCGCCGGCCAGCTGCATCACAACAAATTCGGCGTGCCGTCGATCCCAACCACGACCTTTGTCGAGGGCACCTGGTTCGACGGAGCGTCGTGTCCGATCCCGGCGCGGCGCTGA